Within the Oreochromis niloticus isolate F11D_XX linkage group LG14, O_niloticus_UMD_NMBU, whole genome shotgun sequence genome, the region TAAGAAGCCTGATTTTAACTGATAACTTCAGTTTTTGAGTGGTTTTAAGTCAATAATCCagaattttctctcttttgctaTCTAGGTTAACGGCTGCCTGCTGGACCCCCTACCTCCCCCCATTGTCCTGCGCAAGTCCTCCACCTCGTCGCCTAGCAACATGATGGAGACATCCATTGATGAGGGCATTGAAACAGAGGAGCCCGACACAGAGGATGATCCGCCTCACCTGCTCTCAGCCTATCAGACAGCTCGATTTGGCCAGCGGCGACACACCTTGTCTGAGGTCACCAACCAGCCAGGGCCTTCGAACCAGGGTATGATTGGCCTTTGGTAGCAGACAGACAGTGTTCAGATGAAACCGTTTATCATGATCTCTGTaatgatgtggaaaaaatatttcatCCCTCAGGTAAATTATTCACTTTAGGCCAAAATCCTTCCATGGGTAGCGTGGATTCGGACATTGGCTACGACATGGGCTCGATGCACAGCGATCTCGGTCTGCTGGAGGATCCTCCCTGTCTGAGTGAAGTGGTTCCGCCCAACAGCTCTCCCCCTGGTGTCACCCCTACGTCTTTCTTGAGTGCCAGGCCTGCCAACCCAGCTATGGCTGCACTGACTTCCCAGCATAGGGAGACCCACAACCGTTCCCCAATCAGCTTCAGGGAAGGGCGCCGTGCCTCCGACACCTCCCTCACTCAAGGTCAGAAGCAGTtggatttctttctctttctttgtttttttaaagccattttaGTGATCTGTATCCTTTGAGAAGCAGATTCTCTTTTAAACAGTTGTGAGCTAAAGTAGGCAGCCATAACCTTGACTTCACTTGCTTGATAACAGATTAAATACAGTGTATATTCCCTGTTAAATGCATACACCTGAACTCAGGTCACCTGAGTATTCATGTAGCCAGCCTACCTTAATATAAGGTTTTGCTACACTTTGCAATTTTAACTACAGCTTCGTGTGCAGCAGAAAAACAGTCCAGTGCCCCTTTAAGGTGGATTTGACTCCTTCTGCATATTCAGATCCAGTATGTGCTTAAGTGTTTAGCCCATGTTTCCTAATTTTTCCTGGTATACTACCAGAATGGAATAAAAATGAAGCAATCAAGATCTGATTTAAGTGGAGACTGTGAGCTTTAATCCACAAGTTTTATCAAAAATTTTCTGCTAACCTTTTAAGGAGTCAAAGCCATTTTTTACTAAGTCATTCCATTTTCACAGGCTCTGAAGAAACTGTGCAAACTAAGATAATTATAAATATAagggttattttttttctacttggaCTCAAATACTAGGTCTGGAACATTACCAGCTGAGTTTCCTCCATGTGAAGCTTTGCCAGGTCTTTATTGCAGTTTCCTTCAATAGctgcttgttgttttttgttgttttttttcctcacttttGTCCTCAGTAATTGAAGCAGCTCGACTGGGTTAAGGTCAGGTGACTGACTCAGACATTTAACAACatcccttttatttatttatttgagttTTGCGGCGCTCTCCGATTGCTTTTGCAGTATTCTTTTGGACAGTTTTTCATGTGTGCGATGAAACCCCTGCGGCATTTGACTGAAACAGAGCAGACGATATAGCTCCTGCTAAACTGGTACTCTTGCATTCCCATGTTGCAAACACAGCCTCCTCCATGTTTTACAGAAGCTGTTGGACGCATTGTAGATTttattgattgactgattgcAGGACTGGGCAGACTTGTTTAATGGCTTTCAAGAAAATCTGATCTAGTCTTTCTTTTTAGCGCCGCCAGTTGTTTCCATGTTGAGGTAAACCCTCGATTTACTTCTTGACTGTAGACTTCCCTAAAAGAATGTGCCAAATTGTTTGTTTGGCCACTCCTTAAGCATCTGCCATTTCTCTCAGAGGCCTGTTTGATTTTACAAAGCCCAGTGCTGACGACCTCCTTTACTTGCTTTGGAATCCATTGGGACTACAACATTAAAAGCACTTGCCTAATATGCAGCAGCTCTGACCTGTTTGACTTCATAAGACCTCTGAAGGTTTTACTTTCACTTCACATAACTCTCATCTAGCCTGCTCTTCGACAGGTGCCACAGTCATGAGATTCTCTGTCGTATCTGATTGGTATATTTTGCTTTAAGATAAAAGTGCTTCACTAtcccccacccctcccccccttttcacacacactcccccctcccctcccccaatCTCTCTGATGACTACAATGGTGATGATTCACCTTATGAATCAGAGACAGATATTTGAAGGTTTCAGCCCACATATCCCCCCTCCTCCCTGCCTCCTATCCTCAGTCATTTTCGCTcactttctttctccctcttcaCATACTCATTCCCTGGCttgcttttctttctctatTCAAAGTTTCAGTCTGCGGCAGGCGGGATTTGTTTCCCCTTCACATCAAAGAGAAGCCAAAATATAAGAGAGAATGTTAAACAACATCTATCTACCTCTCAGTTTCTCgcccccccctcctccaccctTCACTGCTACTTTATTCTGTGCCTGCTGGTTATAAATCACCTGCACTTTAGCCCAGTAGAATCTATAATTACATTTCAGAAATGTGTGTTTCTTCCCTGGCTCCACGGTGACAGTCTGTACCGCGCGCTCCCACTTGGTTGtgtcagttatttatttatttttcgtAATCCTCTTTGGAGAGTGTTGATGTGGTGGATTCTTTTGCGTCAGACTGCTGACTCTGGTTTTAAATAACTCCCACCATCACAGTGAGTCAGGTCCTATCGTTCGCAGCCACAGCTCGTCACCACTGGATGGGTCTTATCTGAGCTGCTTGCCGTTGCGCACACACAAGCGCTCGCACGGAGATGCTGTCATATATGTGCATACACAAACGCACAGGAGCCGCAGCTTGTGACGTGCATGCAGTCACAATGTTCGTAAGGGCTATGAAAAGCGCTAACCAGTCAACCAGCTTGCTTGCGTCAGCGACTGTTAAGCCTGGCTCTGAGAAAGGCTAGAAACTTTGACTTCTtgttgtgggaaaaaaaaaaaaagagtgattcTATTGATCAGGTGCACAAATCAATGCTGACTCTGTTTTGTGGGGATTCGTCTGTGCTCTCAGGTCTAGTCGCATTTCGGCAGCACCTTCAGAACTTGGCGAGGACCAAAGGCATCCTGGAGCTGAACAAAGTCCAGCTGCTGGTGGAGCAGATGGGCTCTGGGGATGGGGCCACCATGGACCCCTTGGGACCACAGCACCACTTGCACAACCTCCTCGAGGTTAGTCCTGCTGCATAatcacgcacaaacacacacagttcctTCTCTTTCAAAACCTGTTGTCACATTCAGCCTCATCTACTGTCCTGACCCCATgtcaccaaaaaaaacaaaacaaaacaaaaaaatgcaccCAGGCTGTTGTGTAACCCCAGGAGAGGCAGCCAATTGTGGCTTGTTTACTGTCTCCTGTCCCCctggggcctggagcctggagTCTTGGCTAAAATGAATACAGCCATTGTTGCAGTCGGCCAGTAGTTGCTGGAATTGCATTGACACAAAAAGACAGGCACACATTGATACTAAATGATACAAGCACAGTGTAATAATgcaagggggggaaaaaacaagcaaaattagtCGTACTAGCCGACAAGATCTAGTAGTTTTCCTTTTGTCCACCTCTCATAATGCAATGAAGCAGCTCTTTGTTGGTTATGATGCTCAGGCCCCATCATCCTTTTAATttgctttcatttcatttacctAATGTGTAATCCCAATGGTGCATGCCATTTAGAGCAAGGCATCTGGCTGATCAGTCACCACACAGGCATTTGGGCAGGAGACAGCAAAGATAATTCACTTAAAGCTTTATTAACCGGCAGCAGAGGGGATCTGGGCCCTTGTCCTAATGCTTCATATTTTTGATTGAAGGGTGAAGCATGCAAGCAGCAGGAAGGCCTAGCTTTATACCAAGGTGGGCCGCAGCCGCCTCTGCTGTCCCGCAGACAGAGTTTGGAGACACATTACCTCACACACAGACTACAGGTACAGTCTCCTACCACCTACTCTCATTATGACTGTGTTTATACCTGATACAGACGTTTCTTATCGAGCCAAATGACTGTTTTGCGTAACATTCAGTGATATCATTTGTAAAGTTAAGATGGTTACCAAGGTATTTATCTCGAACCCAATCATCAGTCCAAATCTCTCTTGTACCCAGAAGGCCAACGTCTTGGCTAACAGTCCTGCTAGCTGCCAGGTTTTCTGTAAGGAGACTCCTCGAAGTTTAGAGCAACAGCTGCAGGAACACAGGTAAATGGCACtggaaaatgtttttcactGTATGAAATATTATcagggatgttttttttttttattcttgttgtGTTAGCATAGCTGTGGTGGTCTTTCCCTGTTGAGATTTGAAGCAAAAATAATTTTCAATctaaatttttaaactttttttgttttaaaaacaaagtagaCAATTTCTACTGCCACACTGATCTCATCCATGCTTCCAACCACTTTTCTTTTGCTATTTTTCATGTATCCAGCTATATAGAGACACGGTGTCTTCTGTGTGCCATCTGCTAAATTCAGATTGCTTGATTGGTTTTTCAACTGTCATCAAATACAGCCGATCATTTTCATTTGATTAACAAATCGTGACGCACGAGCAATAATGATTAGATGTTTAGCTTGAGATGTTTTATCATTTCATAACAACATATTGGCTCATTCTTAATTTGATGGTTGCAACATGGGTGATATGAGgaaacaaaaggctggaaaagtaaatggtgctttaaaaaacagcttaagGAGCATTTTGCAACAATTTCAGCTAAATGTCAGCAGGTCAGTCACatgattgggtataaaaagaACATCTTAGATAGGTGGAGTAAAGATCAGCATCTAAAACAGCATCTAAAAATTgtggaacaatttcagaataatgtttctCGGTGTAGAAATTTGGAAACTTCATATCTCATCATAGAGTACATATTGTCTTCAAAAGACTCCGAAAATCTGGAAAAATCTCTGTGTGCAAGAGATGAGGTTTGGGCCCCAGATGatggcactgcattaaaaacagaccTGATTCTGTCATGAAAATTACTGCACAGGCTCACAGACAATGATTTCCAGAAATCATTGTCCATGAACACAGTTCACCATGCAATCCTCAAATGCATCATACAAAGAAGAAGCAATATGTAAGAGTTTTATTAGCgctgcatctctgatggtatgcATCAGTTCCTCTGGAATGAtcagcttgcacatctggaaatgCATCATCAGTGCTGAAGGTATATACAGGCTTTTGAGCAGCATGTGCCTTCAGTATTTCAGCCAGATGATGCTAAACTGCATACTGCATCTATTAGAACAGCGTCACTTTATAGCAGATGAGTCCGGGTGCTGCCTGCAGTCAAGACCTTTCACTGATTAAAAACCTTCGACACatcatgaaacaaaaaatacaacaaagtaGGCCAAGGACTGTTGAGCAGCTAAAATCCTGTGTCAATCTAGAACAGGACAACTTTCCTGTCCAGCAGCTGTGTtcctcagttcccagatgtttGCTGACTGTTGCTGAAAGAAGAGTAGATgctacacagtggtaaacatggccCTGTCCCAGCtttgagacatgttgctgccatcaaattcaaaatgaactaATATTTTTCTCTTAAAGTGGTACATTTGATGTTTTCTATGATctgctgtgaataaaatatgggtttatgagatcTGGAAATCATTGCATTCCGTTTTTTAAATACTACCCAGTGCGCCATCATTTTTTTGGCAAATTGGGGTTTTATATTTTGTACTCTGGAAAATTTTTGTTTCAACTTGTGTTGCTTCAAAGTGTTATCTTGCTTGAAGTGAGTTACACCTGTTCTCCCCGCAGACTGCATCAGAAGAGGATGTACCTGCAGCAGCAATCACAGGGCATGGGGCTGCAGACCTACTTCAACCAGATGCAGATTGATGAAGGATCCTACCCAACAGGCAGCCCTCCGCTGGACCCAGCGGCATCTCAAAGTTCCCCTCAGGGCTCCCCAATGTCAGCCACCcaccagcctcaggctcagcaGCAGGGCAGCCCTCAGGCCTCACCTCCATTCAGCCACGCTCATAACCTGAGCCCTGTGATGGAACCAGGCGAGGCCTTGGGTTATGATGCCTACATGACCCATCACCACTACACCCAACATCTGCCTCCAGGATCTCACCTCCACCACCAGTTCCACCATCCTCAGCCTCATGAAGCTGCTGCCAGCAGCCTGGGCTTCAGCTACCCTGGAGGCTGCGAGCAGCAGGTCCTGGGGCCTTCCACTGAGGCTCTTCTGCCAGAGCAGTACGAGTTCGCACTGGATCCCTCCTGCCTGCCCCCACCTGCTGGAGGAGAGGTTAATACCGGAGCTATGGGTGGAGTTTTGGCTGCTTCTGGGCAGTCCGACGGCTTAGGCTTGCCTGAGCTGCAGGGCTCCCTCTTGGACAGTGAGATGATGGAGACTGTGGACTCGCAGCATGGCTTTGTACTGGTCAACTAAAGCCAGCTGAGGGGCTTTATAGAAAGCAGTATTAAGAAATGAGAATCCACACAGCATTGAGAGCAGAGAGAATGGAGATATAAGTGGAGGCCATAAGCGTAGCAACAGGGGAAGGAAGTGTTAATTTTTGTGCAACTAATACAAACTTCATTTCTTAGTTGTGACGAACCTCGACCTTTCTACCAGAATCCTCCCTTAACCTACCTCCCTTTCTCCCTCGTCTCCTCTGTTCTCGTTCTCATCAGCCCTGTGAGGCAGGAACAGGCCCGGTATGTGGCACAGCGGGAGTTTCACCGTACTGACTCGGCGAGGCTGCTGTTGTCACGTACGTTGTGTGAGGACTGCGCCGTGCAGCCCAAGGGGGGGGTTGGGATGCCGCACATCCCAGAGGTCGATGGAGCGCAGCGAGTCACCTATGGTTTGGAAGCGAACTCATTTAAGACCCGACTGCGTGGCAACCAAAAGCACAATGGCTGGCAgtgcttttttgtatttaagaTAGGACACCATCAACAACAATAGACTGGTTCTCAAAAcactttgactttttttttctccttctaaGAAACCggtaggtttaaaaaaaaattgtaaaaaaaaaagagagaaattggCCCTCATTTATCACGGTACCATGAAGATGCCCacagtgtttttggtttttttgcagtTATAGAAGTTATTTAAACACTAATGTACAAAGCCCAACACGGCTCTCATGCATAGGCTCCAACACTATCATTATACATTAAACCTCTCAGTACCTAAACACGTACCCTAAACCTGCTACATTTGTGCTTTTAACCATGTCTCCAAGCTATTACGTGGGTTGACTAATGAGAATATTAATGTAAGCTATGTGTGatatgcatcttttttttttttttttagctcattGTAACTACTGATCCTGATTTTCTCACACTACTGAACTGCTTTTTCATCGTTCAAtccagctgcacacagctgccAGCTCCAGCTTTTATTGTACTGACGGAGATGACCACCAGTTTTTGCGACGAAATGGCTACACCTTTGTTTAACAGTTGAATTGTGGGTCATGCGTGTCCCTGATAAATGAGGGCTGACGTAATTAAAACGTTAGGATCAGGAAGCTGCGATGTGAAACAGTCGATAttactctgttttgttttttgtttttgtggcaaTACTGAAGCAATATTAATCCTTAATATGGAGGGGGATTTGTGAATGAAAATAGCCTCACCAGTACAGCCAGCTCTGATTGGTTCCTGGGGCCCTCTGTGTCGTCAGAAGTGACATCACTTGAGCCGATGATGTAACCAGGAGATAATCTCTCGCTTACTTTCCACAGAAGTGCAGGGACGAACTCGGAAACAGCTGTTTGGatggtactgtgcaaaagttttaggctcttaaaaaaaaaaaaagtgagtttaAATCGGGTTTGAGCGCCCTCGACCTTTAAAACAGAACCGATTCTCTTTGGTACACTCGCACGCAACCTTCCCAGGTACTTGGCAGGTAGGTTGTTGCGAGCATCTTGGAGAACTTGATGACTTTTTATGTCAGGCTGATTCAGCGATGGAGATCAGGGTCACCCTGCTGGTAAAGAAACGAAACAATTGAATTGGAAATTCCTGAAagcttttgcacagtactcgGTGTaaatgtgtgcgtgcgtgtgcgttggtgtgtttgcacaatccagaattcatcattttcacagCATTTGTTATCATTGCTGAACTAGACAAACACTGTATTGACGGCTTTATTCAGAATAACACAGTGCAGTAGTAGCTTTTAGATTAATTCTGGTTTACATCCTTAATGCTCCAGTCATGCCGCCGTGTTGTTTTTAATCATGGATGATGTTTATAATAATGAAACGACCCCTGAAAGAATCCCCTGCATTAGATTTTATTAAGGAATGTGTTCTCTCTTACGCTAAGGCTTCTGTTAGCAGAACATCAGTCAGCACACACTGGATCTTGACTGTTGGCTCACCACCACTCTGACTGACAGCAAGCCAGCAACAAGATGagagattatatatatatatagttttgttttgttttgttttttaatttcctcaCAGCACTCGGACTGTGTTCAATCTACTTGAAAAACACAGACGCATCTTCTCTGACAGATGATTATGATAACTTTTAGAAAATGATCACGATAATAGAGAATAGGACTGTGACCATCTGCTACACTGTCACCTTCAGTGGTCATATGAGTTAGCCTTTAGAAGTGTAGACGAGGTAGTCCCCCTCGCGTTGTAGACGGCACTGACCCGGAGTGAAGAAGGTGGTTTGACAGTTAACAGTTTTCAGTGAAGGGAAAATAATGTGGACCAACTGGGGCTGCAGTGTTGGTTAAGACTGAAAGGAAAATCCATCCTAAAATGCTTTAACACTGttccacagcagatcatctgtaATTAATTAACCAATTAAACaatctgctgattatttcaTTGGCCAGCtagttgtttggttttttgagTGGCATTGGAAAAAGGCTCATCTTGCTTTAAGTATCACGACCCAGCTCTTTGATATTTTTCATCAACAGACCAAAACTCAAATATTATTGAGGTTTTACCAGATACTGACGTTAATCTGTCACTGTGACGATCATGGTCCAGTGACTAAGCCGTCATTCACTCAGGTTTCGAGACGTTTCAGTTGGTCAGTGAGCGTTAGTAAGGAAAAATGCGCATGCCCTGACCAAAGCTTTGTGATTGTTTTGGCTGCTAGCAGGTTACCGCGGTcgcctgtagtttgcatggtACACGGCAAATTGTCCACAGATGCTCGCCAGCTGCAGGTGCGATGCAGACCAGAAAAGGAGACGGTTTGCCTCTTGAAACACGATGGCTTTCactttgaaggcaaacattCCCCATTTCTTGTTTGCATCTTACATCTTCCCGCTTAAGTAGGCCTCAGCTGGTAGTGGGTATTTGCAGACATGTCGGCGTCAGAGACCGCTGCAGTCTGCTAGCAATAAAACCAACCATGAGGACGTTTTTAATGCAGTTGACTTGATTGATTTGATGCAGGGAATACACTCACACCCCCCGCGCAACCTGTGGTCATAGAACATTTAACATGACAGGCAGCGTTCAAGTAATGAGGGTGACAAACCTCATTTCTTTAACTCACTCTCTGGTTCTCGCAGTAGAATTGTGGCCTATcgttaaaaaaagagagctgcACTGATGTGCACAAGCCTCATTCCCTCCCACATTTTTGTTTTAGCCAGTAGAAGCTCCGAAAGACTCTGACACAACACATCTGTCATGAAGTCACCTCTCTCAGGTTGCAACGACCTGTTCTTGCTGCTAGGTAGCTTGGCTTATTAGCCTGTGAGGAGAAATGAGTCACCCAACATCATCCAGCGAAACCAAGATCAGACTGAATAAAATGGTGTTGGCGTCCTTGGCCACAAAATTTTGAGAACCCTTTACTTGAATAACGCCACCTCTATAGCAAACACTGTAGTCGAGTTCTGACGTCGGTGCCTCAGGATTTAAAAGACAGAGAGCTTAGTAAGTCACCATTTTCCACATTTAACAGTCAAATGAGCAAAGATATCACCTTCAGAAACAATGGCCTCAATAGACCAGAGTGCACTGAAGCTACAAGACCTGTTGCAAAACAAGTCTTGTGGTTGCATTAACAGTTCCACCCTTGACTTTACAAAACTAGTCCGTGAGCTGGATGTGTTTATGGTGTTATCTGCCCACATTTTATTGACGCAAATAAGCTCACACCCAGTTTGTGGGTCATGCTGAAATTGTCCTTTAGAAAGAATGAAGTCCGCTGAAGTGTGTGAGCTTTGTTTACAATGAAATAATTACTCTGAGGTTTGAAGAGCATTAGA harbors:
- the sik2b gene encoding serine/threonine-protein kinase SIK2 isoform X3, coding for MNIKIADFGFGNFFQPGKPLATWCGSPPYAAPEVFEGQQYEGPQLDIWSMGVVLYVLVCGALPFDGPTLPDLRQRVLEGRFRIPYFMTEDCEHLIRRMLVLDPSKRLSVAQIKEHKWMTLDVPIQRPVLYQQPLSSEGEAGVGEYSEQVLRLMHSLGIDQHKTIESLQNKSYNHFAAIYYLLVERLKAHRCSFPVEQRLDARQRRPSTIAEQTVVKSTSVSAQVGLLQQGSRLLRSPAVPQASSDAFAFPQTASPLEQTFMVEDVNTPKVNGCLLDPLPPPIVLRKSSTSSPSNMMETSIDEGIETEEPDTEDDPPHLLSAYQTARFGQRRHTLSEVTNQPGPSNQGKLFTLGQNPSMGSVDSDIGYDMGSMHSDLGLLEDPPCLSEVVPPNSSPPGVTPTSFLSARPANPAMAALTSQHRETHNRSPISFREGRRASDTSLTQGLVAFRQHLQNLARTKGILELNKVQLLVEQMGSGDGATMDPLGPQHHLHNLLEGEACKQQEGLALYQGGPQPPLLSRRQSLETHYLTHRLQKANVLANSPASCQVFCKETPRSLEQQLQEHRLHQKRMYLQQQSQGMGLQTYFNQMQIDEGSYPTGSPPLDPAASQSSPQGSPMSATHQPQAQQQGSPQASPPFSHAHNLSPVMEPGEALGYDAYMTHHHYTQHLPPGSHLHHQFHHPQPHEAAASSLGFSYPGGCEQQVLGPSTEALLPEQYEFALDPSCLPPPAGGEVNTGAMGGVLAASGQSDGLGLPELQGSLLDSEMMETVDSQHGFVLVN
- the sik2b gene encoding serine/threonine-protein kinase SIK2 isoform X2: MVMADSVQKPLIRGPVRVGFYDIERTLGKGNFAVVKLARHRITKTEVAIKIIDKTQLDAVNLEKIYREVQIMKMLDHPHIIKLYQVMETKNMLYLVTEYAKSGEIFDYLAKHGRLSELEARRKFWQILSAVEYCHNRNIVHRDLKAENLLLDGHMNIKIADFGFGNFFQPGKPLATWCGSPPYAAPEVFEGQQYEGPQLDIWSMGVVLYVLVCGALPFDGPTLPDLRQRVLEGRFRIPYFMTEDCEHLIRRMLVLDPSKRLSVAQIKEHKWMTLDVPIQRPVLYQQPLSSEGEAGVGEYSEQVLRLMHSLGIDQHKTIESLQNKSYNHFAAIYYLLVERLKAHRCSFPVEQRLDARQRRPSTIAEQTVVKSTSVSAQVGLLQQGSRLLRSPAVPQASSDAFAFPQTASPLEQTFMVEDVNTPKVNGCLLDPLPPPIVLRKSSTSSPSNMMETSIDEGIETEEPDTEDDPPHLLSAYQTARFGQRRHTLSEVTNQPGPSNQGKLFTLGQNPSMGSVDSDIGYDMGSMHSDLGLLEDPPCLSEVVPPNSSPPGVTPTSFLSARPANPAMAALTSQHRETHNRSPISFREGRRASDTSLTQGLVAFRQHLQNLARTKGILELNKVQLLVEQMGSGDGATMDPLGPQHHLHNLLEGEACKQQEGLALYQGGPQPPLLSRRQSLETHYLTHRLQANVLANSPASCQVFCKETPRSLEQQLQEHRLHQKRMYLQQQSQGMGLQTYFNQMQIDEGSYPTGSPPLDPAASQSSPQGSPMSATHQPQAQQQGSPQASPPFSHAHNLSPVMEPGEALGYDAYMTHHHYTQHLPPGSHLHHQFHHPQPHEAAASSLGFSYPGGCEQQVLGPSTEALLPEQYEFALDPSCLPPPAGGEVNTGAMGGVLAASGQSDGLGLPELQGSLLDSEMMETVDSQHGFVLVN
- the sik2b gene encoding serine/threonine-protein kinase SIK2 isoform X1, with the translated sequence MVMADSVQKPLIRGPVRVGFYDIERTLGKGNFAVVKLARHRITKTEVAIKIIDKTQLDAVNLEKIYREVQIMKMLDHPHIIKLYQVMETKNMLYLVTEYAKSGEIFDYLAKHGRLSELEARRKFWQILSAVEYCHNRNIVHRDLKAENLLLDGHMNIKIADFGFGNFFQPGKPLATWCGSPPYAAPEVFEGQQYEGPQLDIWSMGVVLYVLVCGALPFDGPTLPDLRQRVLEGRFRIPYFMTEDCEHLIRRMLVLDPSKRLSVAQIKEHKWMTLDVPIQRPVLYQQPLSSEGEAGVGEYSEQVLRLMHSLGIDQHKTIESLQNKSYNHFAAIYYLLVERLKAHRCSFPVEQRLDARQRRPSTIAEQTVVKSTSVSAQVGLLQQGSRLLRSPAVPQASSDAFAFPQTASPLEQTFMVEDVNTPKVNGCLLDPLPPPIVLRKSSTSSPSNMMETSIDEGIETEEPDTEDDPPHLLSAYQTARFGQRRHTLSEVTNQPGPSNQGKLFTLGQNPSMGSVDSDIGYDMGSMHSDLGLLEDPPCLSEVVPPNSSPPGVTPTSFLSARPANPAMAALTSQHRETHNRSPISFREGRRASDTSLTQGLVAFRQHLQNLARTKGILELNKVQLLVEQMGSGDGATMDPLGPQHHLHNLLEGEACKQQEGLALYQGGPQPPLLSRRQSLETHYLTHRLQKANVLANSPASCQVFCKETPRSLEQQLQEHRLHQKRMYLQQQSQGMGLQTYFNQMQIDEGSYPTGSPPLDPAASQSSPQGSPMSATHQPQAQQQGSPQASPPFSHAHNLSPVMEPGEALGYDAYMTHHHYTQHLPPGSHLHHQFHHPQPHEAAASSLGFSYPGGCEQQVLGPSTEALLPEQYEFALDPSCLPPPAGGEVNTGAMGGVLAASGQSDGLGLPELQGSLLDSEMMETVDSQHGFVLVN